A genomic segment from Sphingopyxis sp. DBS4 encodes:
- the eno gene encoding phosphopyruvate hydratase, which produces MTSRIASVTGRQLWDSRGRPTVEAEVVLESGAVGRAIAPAGASRGAHEAIDLRDGGEAFGGYGVNRAVAGIGSEIASAIAGMDAREQAAVDAALCALDNTPNKARLGANAVVAVSMAVLHAAAADVREPLWRYLAGGRRVRVPLPEIQIFGGGAHAGRRTDVQDFMVMCPKAGSFRRALEITDDVYRAAGKLMEAKGPLSGVADEGGWWPNFASNEDALDTLTKAIEASGHRAGEEVFISLDIAANEFGDASGYSLALDDGQLTSEEMAARIVEWAKAYPILSIEDPAGQDDWTAMAAVTAAIGERVQIIGDDVLVTNAERVERAGEAAVCNAALIKVNQVGTVTEAKAALDAAVARGWGAIVSARSGESEDVTIAHLATGWDAGQLKVGSFTRSERMAKWNEMLRIEEAMGADAEYAGFSAFAAPIGTVAA; this is translated from the coding sequence ATGACTTCGCGCATCGCTTCCGTTACCGGTCGCCAGCTCTGGGATTCGCGCGGTCGGCCCACGGTCGAGGCCGAGGTCGTGCTCGAATCGGGCGCGGTCGGCCGCGCTATCGCGCCCGCGGGCGCCTCGCGCGGCGCGCATGAGGCGATCGACCTCCGCGACGGTGGCGAGGCGTTCGGCGGCTATGGTGTCAATCGCGCGGTCGCCGGGATCGGATCGGAGATCGCCAGCGCGATCGCCGGGATGGACGCGCGCGAGCAGGCGGCGGTCGATGCGGCGCTCTGCGCGCTCGACAATACGCCGAACAAGGCGCGGCTCGGCGCGAATGCGGTTGTTGCGGTGTCGATGGCGGTGCTCCACGCCGCCGCTGCGGACGTCCGCGAGCCGCTGTGGCGCTATCTCGCGGGGGGACGCAGAGTGCGCGTGCCGCTTCCCGAAATCCAGATTTTCGGCGGCGGCGCGCACGCCGGGCGGCGCACCGACGTGCAGGATTTCATGGTCATGTGCCCGAAGGCGGGCAGTTTTCGCCGCGCGCTCGAAATCACCGACGATGTGTATCGCGCCGCGGGCAAATTGATGGAAGCGAAGGGGCCGCTGTCGGGGGTCGCCGACGAGGGCGGCTGGTGGCCGAATTTCGCCTCGAACGAGGATGCGCTGGATACGCTGACCAAGGCGATCGAGGCGAGCGGACACCGCGCGGGCGAGGAGGTGTTCATCTCGCTCGACATCGCGGCGAACGAGTTCGGCGACGCCTCGGGCTACAGCCTCGCGCTCGACGACGGCCAGCTCACGAGCGAAGAGATGGCGGCGCGGATCGTCGAATGGGCGAAGGCCTATCCGATCCTGTCGATCGAGGATCCGGCGGGTCAGGACGACTGGACGGCGATGGCGGCGGTCACCGCGGCGATCGGCGAGCGGGTGCAGATCATCGGCGACGACGTGCTCGTTACAAATGCCGAGCGGGTCGAACGGGCAGGCGAGGCGGCGGTGTGCAACGCGGCGCTGATCAAGGTCAATCAGGTCGGCACCGTCACCGAGGCGAAGGCGGCGCTCGACGCCGCGGTGGCGCGGGGCTGGGGCGCGATCGTCTCGGCGCGCTCGGGCGAGAGCGAGGATGTCACCATAGCGCACCTCGCCACCGGCTGGGACGCGGGGCAATTGAAGGTCGGCAGCTTCACCCGCTCGGAGCGCATGGCGAAGTGGAACGAGATGCTGCGGATCGAGGAAGCGATGGGCGCCGATGCTGAATATGCGGGCTTCTCGGCCTTTGCCGCGCCGATCGGCACTGTCGCCGCATGA
- a CDS encoding phosphotransferase family protein: protein MTADAEIVAGLRDAGLVGAGDVVLEPLTGGVSCDVWKVETPGGPIVVKRPLEQLRVAAEWHAPVERGQSEVRWLRRARGVDARIAPEVLAELPVGHAFAMRFLPGCPVWKDELMAGRVDPVFAAQVGQGIAAVHAATAHSDSDRADFPNDAMFRALRVDPFLLYVAQRDAELAPILYALADDLTARKIALVHGDVSPKNILVSADGPVFLDAECAVYGDPAFDLAFCTTHLLLKAVWSGDARLQEAAAALVAAYRRGIDWEDAEALLLRSGHLTAALLLARVEGKSPAPYLTDPDHRRIVRDQARALLRAPTPLDALVSHWQRTLP, encoded by the coding sequence GTGACGGCGGATGCCGAGATTGTTGCAGGGCTGCGCGACGCCGGTCTGGTGGGTGCGGGCGATGTCGTCCTCGAGCCGCTGACCGGCGGCGTGTCATGCGATGTCTGGAAGGTCGAGACGCCGGGCGGGCCGATCGTCGTCAAGCGCCCGCTCGAACAATTGCGCGTCGCTGCCGAATGGCACGCGCCGGTCGAGCGCGGGCAGAGCGAAGTGCGCTGGCTGCGGCGCGCGCGCGGCGTCGATGCGCGCATCGCGCCCGAAGTGCTCGCCGAACTGCCGGTCGGACACGCTTTCGCGATGCGCTTCCTGCCCGGCTGCCCGGTGTGGAAGGATGAATTGATGGCGGGCCGGGTCGACCCGGTCTTTGCCGCACAAGTGGGGCAGGGGATCGCGGCGGTTCACGCCGCCACGGCGCATAGCGACAGCGACCGCGCCGATTTCCCCAACGATGCGATGTTTCGCGCGCTCCGCGTCGATCCCTTCCTCCTTTATGTCGCGCAGAGGGATGCGGAACTGGCGCCGATCCTGTACGCGCTCGCCGACGATCTGACCGCGCGCAAGATCGCGCTCGTCCACGGCGATGTCAGTCCGAAGAACATATTGGTCAGCGCCGACGGCCCTGTCTTCCTCGATGCCGAATGCGCGGTTTATGGTGATCCCGCGTTCGATCTGGCCTTCTGTACCACCCATCTGCTGCTCAAGGCGGTGTGGTCGGGCGATGCCCGCCTGCAGGAAGCCGCAGCTGCATTGGTCGCCGCCTATCGAAGGGGTATCGACTGGGAGGATGCCGAGGCGTTGCTGCTGCGGTCCGGCCATTTGACCGCCGCGCTGTTGCTCGCGCGGGTCGAGGGGAAATCTCCCGCTCCTTATCTGACCGACCCCGACCATCGGCGCATCGTGCGCGATCAGGCGCGCGCGCTGCTGCGCGCGCCGACGCCGCTCGACGCGCTCGTTTCCCATTGGCAAAGGACTCTTCCATGA
- a CDS encoding long-chain-fatty-acid--CoA ligase, whose product MIDLDAIRTLADIPAAQARKRGDAVAVKFGTRETSFAELDARSNRVANALLASGVVPGDRVSVLSKNYDGWYPLFFGTARARACLAPVNCRLAAGEIAFILGDAAPKLLFVGEDFFDLALAAVADLAAPPRLVALYGEHPAFESLDAWLGEAAATAPADEPQLSDDVLQLYTSGTTGRPKGVVLANKNYRRFLEMATEVDGFAYGEDETVMIVMPLFHVAGTNVSFSGLAQGGRLVLVKDFAAADAIRMMTDERVAHAFLAPAMIQMMLQQPGAEAGDYSQLRSIAYGASPIAEDVLRRARAVFGCDFVQFYGMTESSGGGSYLSPTAHDLPGKLTSCGQPWPQTEMAILGADGRPLGDGEIGEIAIRGDIVMKEYWHRPEATAETVVEGWLRTGDVGYRDADGFYFVHDRIKDMIVSGGENVYPAEVESAIMGCPGIADVAVIGVPDDKWGEAVKALVVPAPGAEIDAAAVIGWARERIAAYKAPKSVDVIDALPRNPSGKVLRRELRAPYWEGRDRAVG is encoded by the coding sequence ATGATCGATCTGGACGCGATCCGGACCTTGGCGGACATTCCGGCGGCGCAGGCCCGGAAGCGCGGCGATGCGGTCGCGGTGAAATTCGGGACACGCGAAACGAGCTTTGCCGAGCTCGACGCGCGGTCGAACCGCGTGGCGAACGCGCTGCTCGCCTCGGGGGTCGTGCCCGGCGACCGTGTTTCGGTGCTGAGCAAGAATTACGACGGATGGTATCCGCTCTTCTTCGGCACCGCGCGGGCGCGCGCCTGCCTTGCCCCCGTCAACTGCCGGCTCGCGGCCGGGGAGATTGCCTTCATCCTCGGCGATGCCGCGCCGAAACTGCTGTTCGTCGGGGAGGATTTCTTCGACCTCGCGCTTGCGGCGGTCGCCGATCTCGCCGCGCCGCCGCGGCTGGTCGCGCTCTATGGCGAACATCCGGCGTTCGAGAGCCTCGATGCGTGGCTCGGCGAGGCGGCGGCGACCGCGCCCGCCGACGAACCGCAGCTCAGCGACGACGTGCTTCAGCTCTACACCAGCGGCACGACGGGGCGGCCGAAGGGCGTGGTGCTTGCGAACAAAAATTACCGCCGCTTCCTCGAGATGGCGACCGAAGTCGACGGCTTCGCTTATGGCGAGGACGAGACGGTGATGATCGTCATGCCGCTGTTCCACGTCGCGGGTACCAATGTCAGCTTTTCGGGCCTCGCGCAGGGCGGGCGGCTCGTGCTGGTCAAGGATTTCGCCGCCGCCGATGCTATCCGGATGATGACCGACGAGCGCGTCGCGCACGCCTTCCTCGCTCCGGCGATGATCCAGATGATGCTCCAGCAGCCGGGGGCGGAGGCGGGCGATTATTCGCAGCTCCGTTCGATCGCCTATGGCGCCTCGCCGATCGCCGAGGACGTGCTGCGCCGCGCGCGCGCGGTCTTCGGCTGCGACTTCGTGCAATTCTATGGGATGACCGAAAGTTCGGGCGGCGGTTCCTATCTCTCGCCGACCGCGCACGACCTGCCGGGTAAGCTCACTTCGTGCGGTCAGCCGTGGCCGCAGACCGAAATGGCGATCCTGGGCGCTGATGGCCGGCCGCTCGGTGACGGCGAGATCGGCGAGATCGCGATCCGCGGCGATATCGTGATGAAGGAATATTGGCATCGCCCCGAAGCGACCGCCGAGACGGTGGTGGAAGGCTGGCTGCGTACCGGCGACGTCGGCTATCGCGACGCCGACGGCTTTTACTTCGTCCACGACCGGATCAAGGACATGATCGTGTCGGGGGGCGAGAATGTCTATCCGGCCGAGGTCGAGAGCGCGATCATGGGCTGCCCCGGCATCGCCGACGTCGCGGTGATCGGCGTCCCCGACGACAAATGGGGCGAAGCGGTCAAGGCGCTGGTCGTACCCGCACCCGGCGCCGAGATCGACGCCGCCGCCGTGATCGGCTGGGCGCGCGAGCGCATCGCCGCCTACAAGGCGCCAAAGAGCGTCGACGTCATCGACGCGCTGCCGCGCAACCCGTCGGGCAAGGTGCTTCGCCGTGAGCTCCGCGCACCCTATTGGGAAGGCCGCGACCGCGCGGTGGGATAG
- a CDS encoding NAD(P)-dependent oxidoreductase, with the protein MIVLHARPSPGFREAVDAIFGPGVVVHVDEAAPLDGVTDEITALLHVLTPVTADFIASAPKLKLIQKLGVGVNTIALDAAQGHGVAVCNMPGTNSQAVAEMALSLMMAVLRRTCFFDARTRAGEGWTADPSELDSVGEVAGRTVGLVGFGHSAQLLAPVLAALGARVVYTARSVREVPYEFWPLDRLLAESDIVSLHIPLTDETRASIDPFAMKKGAVLVNTARGELVDQERLVEALGSGHLRGAGLDVFAEEPLPRGNPLLGLPGAVLAPHIAWLTPETLARSLSVAHENCRRLRAGEALLHQVV; encoded by the coding sequence ATGATCGTCCTTCACGCCCGCCCGAGCCCCGGCTTCCGCGAGGCGGTCGATGCGATCTTCGGCCCCGGCGTCGTCGTCCATGTTGACGAGGCGGCACCGCTCGATGGCGTCACGGACGAAATCACCGCGCTGCTTCATGTGCTGACGCCGGTGACGGCCGATTTCATCGCTTCGGCGCCGAAGCTCAAGCTGATCCAGAAGCTCGGCGTCGGGGTGAACACGATCGCGCTCGACGCGGCGCAGGGGCACGGTGTCGCGGTGTGCAACATGCCCGGCACCAACAGCCAGGCGGTCGCCGAAATGGCGCTGTCGCTGATGATGGCGGTGCTCCGCCGGACCTGCTTCTTCGACGCGCGGACGCGAGCCGGGGAGGGATGGACCGCCGACCCGTCCGAACTCGACAGCGTGGGCGAGGTGGCGGGGCGCACCGTCGGGCTCGTCGGTTTCGGCCATTCGGCGCAGTTGCTCGCGCCGGTGCTCGCCGCGCTGGGCGCGCGGGTCGTCTATACCGCGCGGAGCGTGCGCGAGGTTCCTTATGAATTTTGGCCGCTCGATCGCCTGCTGGCGGAGAGCGATATCGTCTCGCTCCACATCCCCCTCACCGACGAGACGCGTGCGTCGATCGATCCGTTTGCGATGAAGAAAGGCGCGGTGCTGGTGAACACCGCGCGCGGCGAACTCGTCGATCAGGAGCGGCTGGTCGAGGCGCTGGGGTCGGGCCATCTGCGCGGTGCCGGGCTCGACGTGTTCGCCGAAGAGCCGCTGCCGCGCGGCAACCCGTTGCTCGGCCTGCCGGGTGCGGTGCTCGCGCCGCATATCGCCTGGCTGACCCCCGAAACGCTCGCGCGCAGCCTATCGGTCGCGCACGAAAATTGTCGTCGCCTGAGAGCAGGCGAAGCGCTGTTGCATCAGGTGGTTTAA
- a CDS encoding lysophospholipase: MMVDPNGIEALDAEFIGRVSPTAPRIQAGGHPCQGIYWTEAGKRPKVAIIATHYNVDFSEHYIAPYFARQGFGFLGWNTRYRGVEDQFLLEHAVLDIGVGMKWLKEEAGVEQIVILGNSGGGSLMGAYQAEAIAPTLTDRLPSVGQDALAGLVKGDLYISFNAHQGRPEVLTDWMDASVIDENDPTLTDPELDPFNPDNGPPYSEAFIAKYRAAQRARNQRITDWAKAELQRLNAAGIPDRIFPMFRCWGDIRCVDPAIDPSERKPNWCYRGDPKIANRTPSIGRANTIKTWLNMWSLETSPCQGQPHLAKHDTPALVVQGLADTGVFPSDARKIFDFLGSKDKKLELITGAHYFEDSIAERQNAADLVGAWIREKL; this comes from the coding sequence ATGATGGTGGACCCGAACGGGATCGAAGCACTGGACGCAGAATTCATCGGACGCGTGTCGCCGACCGCGCCGCGCATCCAGGCGGGCGGGCATCCGTGCCAGGGCATTTACTGGACCGAGGCGGGCAAGCGCCCGAAGGTCGCGATCATCGCCACCCATTACAACGTCGATTTCTCCGAACATTATATCGCGCCCTATTTCGCGCGGCAGGGCTTCGGTTTTCTCGGCTGGAACACGCGTTATCGCGGGGTCGAGGACCAGTTTCTCCTCGAACATGCGGTGCTCGACATCGGCGTCGGCATGAAATGGCTGAAGGAAGAGGCCGGGGTCGAACAGATCGTCATTCTCGGCAATTCGGGCGGCGGCTCGCTGATGGGCGCCTATCAGGCCGAGGCGATCGCGCCGACGCTGACCGATCGCCTGCCTTCGGTCGGGCAGGATGCGCTGGCCGGGTTGGTGAAGGGCGACCTCTATATCAGCTTCAACGCGCATCAGGGGCGCCCCGAAGTGCTGACCGACTGGATGGACGCATCGGTGATCGACGAGAATGACCCGACGCTGACCGATCCCGAACTCGACCCGTTCAACCCCGACAACGGACCACCCTATTCGGAAGCCTTCATTGCCAAATATCGCGCCGCGCAGCGCGCCCGCAACCAGCGCATCACCGACTGGGCGAAGGCCGAGCTTCAGCGTCTGAACGCGGCGGGTATCCCCGACCGCATCTTTCCGATGTTCCGCTGCTGGGGCGACATTCGCTGCGTCGATCCGGCGATCGATCCGTCGGAGCGCAAGCCCAACTGGTGCTATCGCGGCGACCCCAAGATCGCGAACCGCACGCCGAGCATCGGGCGCGCCAACACGATCAAGACCTGGCTCAATATGTGGAGCCTCGAAACCTCGCCGTGCCAGGGCCAGCCGCATCTCGCCAAGCACGACACGCCGGCGCTGGTCGTGCAGGGGCTGGCCGACACCGGCGTCTTCCCCAGCGATGCGCGGAAAATATTCGACTTCCTCGGGTCGAAGGACAAGAAACTCGAACTGATTACCGGCGCGCATTATTTCGAGGATTCGATCGCAGAGCGCCAGAATGCCGCCGATCTCGTCGGCGCGTGGATCCGGGAGAAGCTCTGA
- a CDS encoding VOC family protein, producing MTASNKEFEFLGVNHLALVCKDMAKTVEFYRDVLGMPLTKTIDLPGGRGQHFFFDIGNGDSLAFFWFPNAPEAVPGISAPAALPTKGSFVSAHGSMNHIAINVRAEKFDDYYQRLVAKGVEVTPILNHDNSPTQSSAELNDDVYVRSVYFFDPDGVCLEFAAWTRALDERDIAHDPVQADGTKREGMIMGRTPVPAE from the coding sequence ATGACTGCATCCAACAAGGAGTTCGAGTTTCTCGGCGTCAATCACCTGGCGCTCGTGTGCAAGGACATGGCGAAGACGGTCGAATTCTACCGCGACGTCCTCGGCATGCCGCTGACCAAGACGATCGACCTGCCCGGTGGGCGCGGCCAGCATTTCTTCTTCGACATCGGCAACGGCGACAGCCTCGCCTTTTTCTGGTTCCCGAACGCGCCCGAGGCCGTCCCCGGCATCTCGGCCCCTGCGGCGCTGCCGACGAAGGGCAGCTTCGTGTCGGCGCACGGATCGATGAACCATATCGCGATCAACGTCCGCGCCGAGAAGTTCGATGACTATTACCAGCGCCTGGTCGCCAAGGGGGTCGAGGTCACGCCGATCCTCAACCACGACAATTCGCCGACCCAGTCGTCGGCCGAGCTGAACGACGACGTCTATGTCCGCTCGGTCTATTTCTTCGACCCCGACGGCGTCTGCCTCGAATTCGCGGCGTGGACGCGCGCACTCGACGAACGCGACATCGCGCACGACCCGGTACAGGCCGACGGCACCAAGCGCGAGGGCATGATCATGGGCCGGACGCCGGTGCCGGCCGAATAG
- a CDS encoding 5-methyltetrahydropteroyltriglutamate--homocysteine methyltransferase, protein MSAKVRIASRSIISLSLAAVSLELDRILSKYRPAQKSRGLALFDHPILPTTIVGSYPQPDWLIDRERLKASLPPRVRAETLWRIPEPWLADAQEAATLMAIRDQEEVGIDIVGDGEMRRESYSNRLATALSGIDTEKHGTAIDRTGNANPVPLVSGPIRRIAPIEAQDAAFLRRHSTKPVKLTLPGPFTMTQQAENGYYPDARSLAMDYADAVNAEVKDLFAAGVDVVQLDEPYLQARAAEANSYAIEAINRALDGVGGTTALHICFGYAMVHHGAGATGPKPKAYDFLAELEASAIDVISIEAAQPGLDPAILAELPTKTIMYGVLDLSIPEVETPEVVAGRIREALRYVDAERLWIAPDCGMKYHSREHSQAKLKAMVDGAAIVRAELK, encoded by the coding sequence ATGTCCGCCAAGGTCCGGATCGCGTCCAGATCGATCATTTCGCTCTCCCTCGCCGCTGTTTCGCTTGAATTAGATAGAATACTAAGTAAATATAGGCCAGCCCAAAAATCGAGAGGATTGGCCTTGTTCGACCACCCCATATTGCCCACGACGATCGTCGGAAGCTACCCCCAGCCCGACTGGCTGATCGACCGCGAGCGATTGAAGGCCAGCCTGCCCCCGCGCGTCCGCGCCGAGACGCTGTGGCGCATCCCCGAACCGTGGCTCGCGGATGCGCAGGAGGCCGCGACGCTGATGGCGATCCGCGATCAGGAAGAGGTCGGCATCGACATCGTCGGTGACGGCGAGATGCGCCGCGAAAGCTATTCGAACCGGCTCGCGACCGCCTTGTCGGGGATCGACACCGAGAAGCACGGCACCGCGATCGACCGCACCGGCAATGCCAATCCGGTGCCGCTCGTCTCGGGCCCGATCCGCCGCATCGCGCCGATCGAGGCGCAGGATGCCGCTTTCCTCCGCCGCCATTCGACCAAGCCGGTGAAGCTCACGCTGCCCGGCCCGTTCACGATGACGCAGCAGGCGGAGAACGGCTATTATCCCGACGCGCGGTCGCTCGCGATGGACTATGCCGACGCGGTCAATGCCGAGGTCAAGGATCTGTTCGCGGCGGGCGTCGATGTCGTCCAGCTCGACGAACCCTATCTTCAGGCGCGCGCGGCCGAAGCGAACAGCTATGCGATCGAGGCGATCAACCGCGCGCTCGACGGCGTGGGCGGCACGACGGCGCTGCACATCTGCTTCGGCTATGCGATGGTCCACCACGGCGCGGGCGCTACGGGGCCGAAACCCAAGGCCTATGACTTCCTCGCCGAGCTCGAGGCGTCGGCCATCGACGTGATCTCGATCGAGGCGGCGCAGCCGGGGCTCGACCCCGCGATCCTCGCCGAACTGCCGACCAAGACGATCATGTACGGCGTGCTTGACCTGTCGATCCCCGAGGTGGAAACGCCCGAGGTGGTCGCGGGCCGCATCCGCGAGGCGCTGCGCTACGTCGACGCCGAACGCCTGTGGATCGCCCCCGACTGCGGCATGAAATACCACAGCCGCGAACATTCGCAGGCAAAGCTGAAAGCGATGGTCGATGGCGCGGCGATTGTGCGGGCGGAGCTGAAGTAG
- a CDS encoding glutathione S-transferase family protein codes for MKFYNSVGPNPRVVTLFMAEKGIELPEVTVDLRGGENRRPPYSSDVNPAGQTPALELDDGSVLAEITAICEYLEERFPAPPLIGTTAGERANTRMWTRRVDLKICEPLTNGFRFAEGLPLFESRMRCLPEAAAGLKAVAQDGIRWLDPLIARRDFIAGDRVTLADLMLFAFLDFGAGVGQPIDPAATNVTAWYDRMKARPSATPN; via the coding sequence ATGAAATTCTATAACAGCGTTGGCCCCAACCCGCGTGTCGTGACGCTGTTCATGGCCGAAAAGGGTATCGAACTTCCCGAGGTCACCGTTGACCTGCGCGGCGGCGAGAACCGGCGCCCGCCCTACAGCAGCGACGTCAACCCCGCGGGTCAGACCCCGGCGCTCGAACTCGACGACGGGTCGGTGCTGGCCGAGATCACCGCGATCTGCGAATATCTGGAGGAGCGCTTCCCCGCCCCCCCGCTGATCGGCACCACCGCCGGGGAGCGCGCAAACACGCGCATGTGGACGCGCCGCGTCGACCTCAAGATCTGTGAGCCGCTCACCAACGGCTTTCGCTTCGCCGAGGGCCTGCCGCTGTTCGAATCGCGCATGCGCTGCCTGCCCGAGGCGGCGGCGGGACTGAAGGCGGTCGCGCAGGACGGCATCCGCTGGCTCGACCCGTTGATCGCACGACGCGACTTCATCGCCGGCGACAGGGTGACGCTCGCCGACCTGATGCTCTTCGCCTTTCTCGATTTCGGCGCGGGCGTCGGCCAGCCCATCGATCCCGCGGCCACCAACGTTACGGCCTGGTACGACCGCATGAAGGCGCGCCCGAGCGCCACCCCCAATTGA
- a CDS encoding alpha/beta fold hydrolase, translated as MSLPIVLITGQLLTDAVWQPLLDVWGDREVIVADNRSDDSIEGFAQRLLDNAPPKFVLIGHAMGGFVAFEVMRRAPERVAKLALIATLASADGPAQTARRQGYIDLVESGRFDQVVEERIPILFPEEKRGDERLLGIARAMAADTGADTFLAQQRAIMARIDSRPRLSEIAVPTLLVWGEKDGITSRAHHDEILEAIPGSRLELVPGAGHLPTVEAPEVVVPLLTDFIDE; from the coding sequence ATGTCCCTCCCCATCGTCCTCATCACCGGTCAACTTCTGACCGACGCCGTGTGGCAACCGTTGCTCGATGTGTGGGGCGACCGCGAGGTGATCGTTGCCGACAATCGCAGCGATGACAGCATCGAAGGCTTCGCGCAGCGCCTGCTCGACAATGCCCCCCCGAAATTCGTCCTGATCGGTCACGCGATGGGCGGCTTTGTCGCTTTCGAGGTGATGCGCCGCGCGCCCGAGCGGGTCGCGAAGCTCGCGCTCATCGCGACGCTCGCTTCGGCCGACGGCCCCGCACAGACCGCGCGGCGGCAGGGCTATATCGACCTGGTCGAAAGCGGCCGCTTTGATCAGGTCGTCGAGGAGCGCATCCCGATCCTCTTCCCCGAGGAAAAGCGCGGGGACGAGAGGCTGCTCGGTATCGCGAGGGCTATGGCGGCCGACACCGGCGCGGACACTTTCCTGGCGCAGCAGCGCGCGATCATGGCGCGCATCGACAGCCGCCCGCGGCTCAGCGAGATCGCGGTGCCGACCTTACTGGTTTGGGGCGAAAAGGACGGCATCACCAGCCGCGCGCACCATGACGAGATATTGGAAGCGATTCCGGGATCGCGGCTTGAGCTCGTGCCGGGGGCCGGGCATCTGCCGACGGTCGAGGCGCCTGAGGTGGTGGTGCCGTTGCTGACGGATTTTATCGACGAATAA
- a CDS encoding S41 family peptidase: MKTRLLLALFSTALSGLGSPLQLRAEEAPQAVSPAALTPEDVRSDFVFLYRTLREAHFDLYAHRSRSDYDAFYRTLLAATKEPMDAAAVAILFQKFVAYGRIGHARIDAPVAAFVAYVRGGGTFLPLFLRVDEGRVVLTETADSEGRLRAGTEILAIDDVPVDDLLERLSAYVSAERPYMAHAQMEASFPALFWIEHGNLPMVTVTARRDGRIVSAPVRALTLAERAAIRTKFPVPKPPVDFATREYRPLADGIAYLRPGPFFNIEQPADGAAPSYEASSFRAFIDDSFHKILASGATDLLIDLRGNPGGDNSFSDPMVAWFADRPFRFASSFMLKASAATKADYARQRAAGAPIDAGFRRQMDEEGRQPNGTRYRYDLPMVPPRAEPRFHGHVWILVDRHSYSNAASVAALVQDYGFGTILGEETADVASNYASVQHFTLPRTGIVVTYPKSHFIRPNGKDEIVGVRPDVPIGRPAVTADGDTVLDEALRIIGQAPGSARR, encoded by the coding sequence ATGAAGACGCGGCTTCTGCTGGCATTGTTTTCGACCGCCTTGTCTGGTCTGGGGTCGCCGCTGCAACTGCGCGCGGAGGAAGCGCCCCAAGCGGTATCCCCGGCCGCCTTGACCCCCGAAGACGTTCGATCCGATTTCGTCTTTCTCTATCGAACCTTGCGGGAAGCGCATTTCGACCTTTATGCGCACCGCTCCCGATCGGATTACGACGCCTTCTATCGCACCTTGCTCGCCGCGACGAAGGAACCGATGGACGCGGCGGCGGTGGCGATCCTGTTCCAGAAATTCGTTGCCTATGGCCGGATCGGCCATGCCCGAATTGATGCACCGGTCGCCGCATTCGTCGCCTATGTGCGCGGTGGCGGCACCTTCCTTCCGCTGTTTTTGCGCGTCGACGAGGGCCGGGTGGTGCTTACCGAAACCGCGGACAGCGAGGGGAGGCTGCGCGCCGGAACGGAAATTCTCGCGATCGACGATGTTCCGGTCGATGACCTGCTCGAACGGCTTTCCGCTTATGTCTCGGCCGAACGCCCCTATATGGCGCATGCCCAGATGGAGGCGAGTTTCCCCGCGCTTTTCTGGATCGAGCATGGGAATCTTCCCATGGTGACGGTCACGGCCAGACGAGACGGACGTATCGTCAGCGCGCCGGTCCGCGCCCTGACGCTTGCCGAGCGCGCCGCGATCCGGACCAAATTTCCCGTGCCAAAACCGCCGGTTGATTTCGCGACCAGGGAATATCGTCCCTTGGCCGATGGCATCGCCTATCTGCGTCCCGGCCCGTTTTTCAACATCGAGCAACCCGCCGATGGAGCCGCACCCTCATATGAAGCCTCATCGTTTCGAGCCTTTATCGACGACAGTTTTCACAAGATTCTCGCCAGCGGGGCCACCGATCTTTTGATCGATTTGCGGGGCAATCCGGGCGGGGACAATAGTTTCAGCGATCCGATGGTGGCATGGTTCGCCGATCGCCCTTTCCGTTTCGCCTCTTCCTTCATGCTGAAGGCCAGTGCCGCGACGAAGGCCGACTATGCCCGACAGCGCGCGGCGGGTGCTCCGATCGACGCAGGCTTTCGCCGCCAGATGGACGAGGAGGGCCGCCAGCCCAATGGGACGCGCTATCGCTACGATCTTCCGATGGTCCCGCCGCGCGCCGAGCCCCGTTTCCACGGGCATGTCTGGATACTCGTCGACCGGCACAGCTATTCGAACGCCGCGTCGGTCGCGGCGCTGGTGCAGGACTATGGCTTTGGCACGATCCTCGGCGAGGAAACCGCCGACGTTGCGTCCAACTATGCTTCCGTCCAACATTTCACCTTGCCGCGAACCGGGATCGTCGTGACCTATCCGAAAAGCCATTTCATCCGGCCGAACGGCAAGGATGAGATCGTCGGGGTCCGGCCCGACGTTCCGATCGGACGCCCTGCCGTGACGGCGGACGGCGATACCGTATTGGACGAAGCTCTCCGGATCATCGGGCAGGCGCCGGGCTCGGCACGGCGATGA